The sequence CAGCCGGCGCCGGAAGATCAGGCGCGCCCGGCGCGCGTGGCAGCGAGAGGTGACCAGGAGTATGGTCTTGCCGCGGCTGGCGTACTCCCGGGCCAGCGCTTTGGCCTCGTCGTTGGTGCTGTTGAGGTCTTGGCCGTAGAGGCGGATGGCCTTCTCGGGGACCCCTTTCTTGAGCAGGATGGCGTGGTTGACGTCGGTCTCTCGCGGCAGGGCGACGCCGAGGCCGCGCACCAGCGCCTCGCCTTCGTCGGGCAACAGTCTCCCGTGCCAGACCTCGGGCGCCAAGCCCTGGCGGTAGAGGTCCGCGCCGTAGATGGGGCGCGCGAAGCCCCCCCCCAGGACCACGATGATGTCGCTTCCGCGCGGTGCGTCGCCGCAGTCGAGCCACCAGCCGACGCCGGCCAAGGTCGAGGCGAACAACACGGCCGCGGCGAGGAGCGCGCCGCAGAAGAGGAGGGCTCTCCGATGCATGAGGGGATTATACCGTATTAGGCCCTGCGGCTGGAGCATCTAGGCCCTTTGGGGAAGCCGCGGCGTGGGCCCAAGGACCCTCGTGCGCCTGGGCCCATTAGTACTACAATGGGCCTAACCTGTAATCCTTGAGATATGGTCAAGGAGATCCACCCCCGGGCCCAATCCGGGGTCACCAGGGCGAGCCGCAAGGAGCGCGAAGAATGAAGAAAGCCCTGGTGAGGTCCTTGGCCGTGGCCGTGTCCGTCTCCATCCTGGTCCCCGCGCCCTCTCAAGCCGCCATCGCCGCCTCCTTGCAGGCCTTCACACAGAGGCTGGCCTCGGGCGACGCCGCCGCCGCTCTGGGCGCGGCCTATGACAAGAGCGCCCCGGCCAAGTC is a genomic window of Elusimicrobiota bacterium containing:
- a CDS encoding YdcF family protein; the protein is MHRRALLFCGALLAAAVLFASTLAGVGWWLDCGDAPRGSDIIVVLGGGFARPIYGADLYRQGLAPEVWHGRLLPDEGEALVRGLGVALPRETDVNHAILLKKGVPEKAIRLYGQDLNSTNDEAKALAREYASRGKTILLVTSRCHARRARLIFRRRLPGARVIVCPTPYETFDRRWWRHKTLTLNAVMEMLKLANYLAGSPFGKEP